The following are from one region of the Jeongeupia sp. USM3 genome:
- the gabT gene encoding 4-aminobutyrate--2-oxoglutarate transaminase produces the protein MSESNAGWNERRLAATPRGVGLNTTVFVAHARNAEVWDVEGRRYIDFAGGIGVLNTGHLHPKVQAAVAAQLERCSHSCYQVMPYPGYVELAEKLNARAPITAPVKSFFVTTGAEAVENAVKLARAHTGRPGVIAFAGGFHGRTLLALALTGKVAPYKLGFGPFPADIYHAPFPNPLHGVSSDDAIAGIDSLFRTSIEPTRVAAIIVEPVQGEGGFYPAPPEFLRALRTICDEHGIVLIADEIQTGFGRTGRLFAMEHHDVEADLITVAKSLAGGFPLAGVCGRAGIMDAPAPGGLGGTYGGNPLGVAAALAVLDVIDDERLCERAIVIGDAIKARLATLRADVPQIAEVRGIGAMVAAEFFENGRPSPGFVTEARNRALDLGLILLGCGSHGNVIRFLCPLTIADAVLGEALDMLGTALRETAAHGR, from the coding sequence ATGTCCGAATCGAATGCAGGCTGGAACGAACGCCGGCTGGCCGCCACGCCGCGCGGCGTCGGCCTGAACACCACGGTCTTCGTCGCGCACGCGCGCAACGCCGAGGTCTGGGATGTCGAGGGGCGCCGTTACATCGACTTCGCCGGCGGCATCGGCGTGCTCAATACCGGCCACCTGCATCCGAAGGTGCAGGCGGCGGTCGCCGCGCAGCTCGAACGCTGTTCGCACAGTTGCTACCAGGTGATGCCGTACCCGGGCTACGTCGAACTGGCCGAAAAGCTCAATGCCCGGGCGCCGATCACCGCGCCGGTCAAAAGCTTTTTCGTCACCACCGGCGCCGAGGCGGTCGAGAACGCCGTCAAGCTCGCCCGTGCCCATACCGGCCGCCCCGGCGTAATCGCGTTCGCCGGCGGCTTTCATGGCCGCACGCTGCTGGCGCTGGCGCTGACCGGCAAGGTCGCGCCGTACAAGCTCGGCTTCGGCCCCTTCCCGGCCGACATCTACCACGCGCCGTTCCCGAATCCCCTGCACGGCGTATCGAGCGACGATGCGATCGCCGGCATCGACAGCCTGTTCAGGACGTCGATCGAGCCGACCCGCGTCGCGGCGATCATCGTCGAGCCGGTGCAGGGCGAAGGCGGTTTCTATCCGGCGCCGCCCGAGTTCCTGCGCGCGCTGCGGACGATCTGCGACGAGCACGGCATCGTGCTGATCGCCGACGAGATCCAGACCGGCTTCGGCCGCACCGGCAGGCTGTTCGCGATGGAACACCACGACGTCGAGGCCGACCTGATCACGGTGGCCAAGTCGCTCGCCGGCGGCTTTCCGCTCGCCGGCGTCTGCGGCCGCGCCGGGATCATGGACGCGCCGGCACCGGGCGGACTCGGCGGCACCTACGGCGGCAATCCGCTCGGCGTCGCCGCCGCGCTGGCCGTGCTCGACGTGATCGACGACGAGCGGCTGTGCGAACGCGCCATCGTGATCGGCGATGCGATCAAGGCCAGGCTGGCCACATTGCGCGCCGACGTCCCGCAGATTGCCGAGGTCCGCGGCATCGGTGCGATGGTCGCCGCCGAATTTTTCGAGAACGGCCGGCCGTCGCCCGGCTTCGTTACCGAGGCGAGGAACAGGGCGCTCGATCTCGGCCTGATCCTGCTGGGCTGCGGCAGCCATGGCAACGTGATCCGTTTCCTCTGCCCGCTGACGATCGCAGACGCCGTGCTCGGCGAAGCGCTCGATATGCTCGGAACGGCGTTGCGCGAAACCGCGGCGCACGGCCGGTAA